One Sulfolobus sp. S-194 DNA segment encodes these proteins:
- a CDS encoding TrmB family transcriptional regulator: MSGELETTLMKLGFSLYEAKVYSALLSLCNSTMRELSEKSGVPYQKVYDVVKSLENKGLIRIIEGRPKKVKIIDPSFALKIYRDKIVNEMDNYIKIIISFWNRRRESEIERSLHVKGIKTIIRIIKDLANKSNKIDIVYDNLPDWLLKILKNFNGNLTVITSSNNLNLHGKIKIDNVMSRFIIFDDSLLVTFNGDNEIIIDSCKGCVIQAKEHFELLTYKSE, from the coding sequence ATGAGTGGTGAATTAGAAACAACTTTAATGAAACTGGGATTTTCACTTTATGAGGCTAAAGTATATTCTGCTTTATTATCCCTATGTAATTCTACTATGAGAGAGCTCTCTGAAAAGTCTGGAGTTCCGTATCAGAAAGTTTATGATGTAGTTAAATCTCTAGAGAATAAGGGCTTAATTAGGATAATTGAAGGAAGACCTAAAAAGGTAAAAATAATAGATCCGTCTTTTGCATTAAAAATTTACAGAGATAAAATTGTTAACGAGATGGATAATTATATTAAAATAATAATATCTTTTTGGAATAGGAGAAGAGAAAGTGAGATCGAACGTAGTTTGCATGTTAAAGGTATTAAAACTATTATTCGTATAATTAAAGATCTTGCTAATAAGAGTAATAAAATTGATATTGTTTATGATAATTTACCAGATTGGTTATTAAAAATTTTAAAAAATTTTAATGGGAATTTAACCGTAATTACGTCATCTAATAATTTAAATTTGCATGGAAAGATAAAGATAGATAACGTAATGTCTCGATTTATAATTTTTGATGATTCTCTATTGGTAACATTTAACGGTGATAATGAAATAATAATAGACTCTTGTAAAGGGTGTGTTATTCAAGCTAAGGAGCATTTTGAACTATTAACTTATAAAAGTGAATAA
- a CDS encoding MoaD/ThiS family protein, whose amino-acid sequence MKVTVQLVRENKEIVIELPEKATVKDLLKKIGYRIQGSVVVKDGLPIVEDERLNDGDRIQVFLAASGG is encoded by the coding sequence GTGAAAGTAACTGTACAATTGGTAAGAGAAAATAAGGAGATTGTTATTGAACTGCCAGAGAAGGCTACTGTCAAGGATTTACTTAAAAAGATCGGATATAGAATCCAAGGTAGTGTTGTTGTGAAAGATGGTTTGCCAATAGTTGAAGATGAAAGATTAAATGATGGTGATAGAATTCAGGTTTTCTTAGCTGCTTCAGGTGGATGA
- a CDS encoding FAD-dependent oxidoreductase yields the protein MKVGIVGGGIVGLFTAYYLLKEGAEVTIFEKDFLGSGSIHAAGLIEPYRFDRINTTGMIVKMLKYVSKRVTSLKSLNKAWIIELLKNLDKEPPTEAWDTMREMALFSLREYKRLAEEKNDFDYEESGLLEIYSDEKELEKGIIEEKKSPFRPKFEIMEVKGFAGSIYFPELSKIDTHKFIDRITKEIKNTKVVNVNVDKVSKDGKVYYSGKEEKFDKVVLSAGVWLRNIGLPITAFKGYGYRVKGEMKANYPSVLAELGVAVVKNSDFIKITGGFDGDFSADSSRAEIFLNYAKSLVNISYVYDLYMGYRPCSPDGFPVIGKIGNVVISTGACRLGWSYAPSMGNMTSELVLDRKNDLGYLSRFIGGRNLSL from the coding sequence TTGAAAGTCGGAATTGTAGGAGGAGGAATTGTAGGTTTATTTACAGCTTATTATTTGTTGAAGGAAGGAGCAGAGGTTACAATATTTGAAAAAGATTTCTTAGGAAGCGGATCAATTCATGCGGCTGGCCTAATTGAACCATATAGGTTTGATAGAATAAATACTACTGGTATGATTGTTAAGATGCTCAAGTACGTGAGTAAAAGAGTTACATCACTAAAAAGTCTAAATAAGGCATGGATAATAGAGTTACTTAAGAACCTAGATAAAGAACCTCCTACAGAAGCTTGGGATACTATGAGGGAAATGGCTCTATTTTCTTTAAGGGAATATAAGAGGTTAGCTGAAGAAAAGAATGATTTCGATTATGAGGAATCTGGGCTATTAGAAATTTACTCTGATGAAAAGGAGCTCGAGAAAGGAATTATTGAGGAGAAAAAGAGTCCATTTAGACCTAAGTTTGAGATTATGGAAGTTAAGGGCTTTGCTGGTAGTATTTATTTTCCAGAACTATCAAAAATTGATACTCACAAATTTATTGATAGGATTACAAAGGAGATTAAAAATACAAAAGTAGTTAATGTAAACGTAGATAAAGTATCTAAGGATGGAAAAGTATATTACTCTGGAAAAGAGGAGAAATTCGATAAAGTTGTTTTATCTGCTGGAGTGTGGTTAAGGAACATAGGTTTACCTATAACCGCATTTAAAGGCTATGGTTATAGGGTTAAAGGCGAAATGAAAGCTAATTACCCTTCAGTCTTAGCTGAGTTAGGCGTTGCAGTAGTAAAAAACTCAGACTTTATTAAGATTACTGGTGGTTTTGACGGTGATTTTTCAGCAGACTCTTCTAGGGCTGAAATATTTCTAAACTATGCTAAATCTCTAGTTAACATAAGTTATGTTTACGATTTATATATGGGTTATAGACCTTGCTCTCCAGATGGTTTTCCAGTTATTGGTAAAATAGGAAACGTTGTAATATCTACCGGTGCTTGTAGACTTGGTTGGAGTTATGCTCCATCAATGGGGAATATGACTTCTGAGTTAGTTTTAGATAGAAAAAATGACTTAGGTTATCTATCTCGATTTATAGGTGGAAGAAATTTAAGCCTTTGA
- a CDS encoding MBL fold metallo-hydrolase — translation MIFRQIISPTGGCITYIFGCSEAGELFVIDPKYDYTNEILKLAEGLGDMKIAYIIDTHTHADHISGARKLQSLTNANVYYHEESKVSFQVERLKDGEEIKAGNVKIKVLHTPGHTPDSISVLIYDRRRDESWNEPWAILTGDTLFVGTVGRIDIGGEDSAEKLYYSLSKLKELPDYVEIFPAHTSGSVCGYGISGKPSSTIGFEKKFNQLFKINDKNEFIKRITNISLNKPKQFDENIKINIIGAL, via the coding sequence ATGATATTTAGACAAATTATAAGTCCCACAGGAGGATGTATAACATACATTTTTGGTTGTAGTGAAGCTGGGGAACTTTTTGTTATAGACCCTAAATATGACTATACTAATGAAATTTTAAAATTGGCTGAGGGTCTCGGGGATATGAAAATTGCATATATAATTGATACCCACACTCACGCAGATCATATATCTGGAGCAAGAAAATTACAATCCCTTACTAATGCTAATGTATACTATCATGAGGAATCTAAAGTTAGCTTTCAAGTTGAGAGACTTAAAGACGGTGAAGAAATAAAGGCTGGAAATGTTAAAATAAAGGTACTTCATACTCCCGGACATACTCCAGATAGTATTTCAGTTCTAATATATGATAGAAGAAGAGACGAAAGTTGGAATGAACCGTGGGCTATATTAACTGGCGATACGCTTTTTGTGGGCACTGTAGGGAGAATCGATATAGGTGGTGAAGATTCAGCAGAAAAATTATACTATAGTCTAAGTAAGCTGAAAGAGTTACCAGATTATGTAGAAATCTTTCCGGCACATACTTCTGGATCTGTTTGTGGGTATGGTATTAGTGGTAAGCCAAGTTCTACAATAGGTTTTGAAAAAAAGTTTAATCAATTGTTTAAAATAAATGATAAGAATGAATTTATAAAAAGAATTACTAATATTTCATTAAATAAACCTAAACAGTTTGATGAAAATATTAAAATAAATATAATTGGGGCTTTATAA
- a CDS encoding DUF1955 domain-containing protein codes for MTIVKSEIIRKLMDAKKFLLDGYIDEGVKIVLEITKSSTKSEYNWFICNLLESIDCRYMFQVLDKIGSYFDLDKCQNLKSVVECGVINNTLNEHVNKALDILVSQGKRDKLEEIGREILKNNEVSASILVAIANALRRAGDERDATTLLIEACKKGEKEACNAVNTLTVRSIM; via the coding sequence ATGACTATAGTTAAATCCGAAATAATTCGTAAACTAATGGATGCAAAGAAATTTCTTTTAGACGGGTATATAGATGAGGGTGTTAAAATTGTTCTTGAAATTACTAAATCATCAACTAAGAGTGAATATAATTGGTTCATTTGCAACTTACTTGAAAGCATTGATTGCAGATACATGTTCCAAGTATTGGATAAAATAGGAAGTTACTTTGACTTAGATAAGTGCCAAAACTTAAAGAGCGTTGTAGAATGCGGTGTGATAAACAACACTTTAAATGAGCACGTTAATAAGGCATTAGATATATTAGTAAGTCAAGGAAAACGTGATAAACTAGAAGAAATAGGAAGAGAGATATTAAAGAATAACGAGGTAAGTGCATCTATTTTAGTTGCTATTGCTAACGCATTGAGAAGAGCAGGAGATGAAAGAGATGCAACTACCCTATTGATAGAGGCATGTAAAAAGGGAGAAAAAGAAGCTTGTAATGCTGTTAACACTCTTACAGTAAGAAGCATTATGTAA
- a CDS encoding AIR synthase family protein translates to MRLGKIDEKIFSEVIYPNLGKRHKEVIVEPQSGVDTGAIDLGDGRVLVVKSDPVFIVPQFGFKKAAWFAVHILASDVMTSGIPPKYALIDLNLPPKIRDEEFKEMWLGIHEALNEINVMVVGGHTGVYEGTDYPMVGGFSMIGIGEKERLGTPLKVRVSDSIIITKGPAIEATGLLVNLYPEYFKERLPQDIFNEAYNMYWKMSCWKDGLIASRIGIHMMHDATEGGVWNALVEIAMVTKKELRIYEDKLFINKAVKEVTSLVNIDPWSSISEGTMVIISDKGEEIVEALKREGIESAIVGEVKEGEGVTLVKKDGSKRKIEKPSEDPFWRVFFELAKKA, encoded by the coding sequence ATGAGACTAGGAAAGATCGACGAGAAAATCTTTTCTGAAGTAATTTATCCCAATTTAGGCAAAAGGCATAAGGAAGTTATTGTTGAACCTCAAAGTGGTGTAGATACTGGTGCTATTGATTTAGGTGATGGCAGAGTTTTGGTTGTAAAATCAGACCCGGTATTTATAGTTCCCCAATTTGGGTTTAAGAAAGCTGCTTGGTTTGCTGTTCATATTTTAGCAAGCGATGTTATGACTTCTGGAATTCCTCCTAAATATGCACTAATTGACTTAAACTTACCTCCTAAGATTAGAGATGAAGAATTCAAAGAAATGTGGTTAGGAATTCATGAAGCTCTAAATGAGATAAATGTAATGGTAGTAGGTGGGCATACTGGTGTATATGAAGGGACAGATTACCCAATGGTTGGAGGATTTAGTATGATTGGTATTGGCGAAAAAGAGAGACTTGGAACACCCTTAAAGGTTAGAGTTAGTGATTCAATTATAATTACTAAAGGACCGGCAATTGAAGCTACGGGGCTTTTAGTTAATCTTTACCCTGAGTACTTTAAGGAGAGACTTCCTCAAGATATATTTAACGAAGCCTATAACATGTATTGGAAAATGAGTTGTTGGAAAGATGGTTTAATAGCGTCCAGAATTGGCATTCACATGATGCATGATGCTACTGAAGGTGGAGTATGGAATGCATTAGTGGAAATAGCTATGGTTACGAAGAAAGAATTAAGAATTTATGAGGATAAACTTTTCATAAATAAAGCTGTTAAAGAAGTGACATCACTAGTTAATATAGATCCATGGTCTTCAATAAGCGAAGGTACAATGGTCATAATAAGTGATAAGGGTGAGGAGATTGTTGAGGCACTAAAGAGAGAAGGGATTGAGAGTGCTATTGTTGGTGAAGTTAAAGAAGGTGAAGGAGTCACACTAGTCAAAAAAGATGGTAGTAAGCGGAAAATAGAAAAACCCTCAGAGGATCCGTTTTGGAGAGTATTCTTTGAATTGGCAAAGAAGGCTTAA
- a CDS encoding MFS transporter: protein MNKHFLLFTILVFFTGLYLGTLRIDIPEFEKQLHIPLELSVLLPLVFFGFIKGSCNYIAGRLSDKLGRKKVLIIGWAIAIFSLPFLFLLNIYAIIVISILLAINQALTWTTTVTSQIDISGKSRAGLATGINEMSGYLGVSIGSLLASYIFKISFVILLITSTLAIIFSYTVMETKTLIRENNENIKIKWIPITKISITGLLEKFVDSSFFILIPTYLLLQHYSLTLVGLIVSSYAFVWSFSQPLFGYLADLYNRKFILILGFILMFLGFIHYSSYPILFSIIEGIGMGMIYPNLIAAVNDIINEKVRGKALGYYRLYRDSGYGIAGIVIPLLYILLGFNKTLLFIGILQLLSIILIL from the coding sequence ATGAATAAGCACTTTTTGTTATTCACAATTTTAGTTTTCTTTACGGGATTATACTTAGGAACTTTAAGAATAGATATACCAGAATTCGAAAAACAACTTCACATTCCGTTAGAATTAAGTGTTCTCTTGCCACTAGTCTTTTTCGGATTCATAAAAGGATCCTGTAATTATATAGCGGGAAGACTTTCTGATAAATTAGGAAGAAAAAAGGTACTTATAATAGGTTGGGCTATAGCAATATTCTCATTACCCTTTTTATTTCTACTCAATATTTACGCAATTATAGTTATTTCTATATTGTTAGCAATAAATCAAGCACTAACATGGACAACAACAGTAACTTCACAAATTGATATATCTGGTAAATCAAGGGCAGGATTAGCTACTGGAATTAACGAAATGTCTGGTTACTTAGGAGTTTCGATAGGAAGCTTACTTGCTAGCTATATATTCAAAATAAGCTTTGTAATTCTTTTAATCACATCTACCTTAGCAATCATATTTTCATACACGGTAATGGAAACTAAAACACTAATTAGGGAAAATAATGAAAATATAAAGATAAAATGGATTCCTATAACAAAAATCAGTATTACTGGATTATTAGAGAAATTTGTTGATTCCTCATTTTTTATACTAATTCCAACTTACTTACTCTTACAGCATTATTCCTTAACTCTAGTGGGACTAATAGTATCAAGCTATGCTTTCGTATGGTCATTTTCACAACCGTTGTTTGGATATTTAGCTGATCTATATAATAGGAAATTTATATTAATCTTAGGATTTATATTAATGTTCTTAGGATTTATCCACTATTCATCTTATCCAATATTATTTTCAATAATAGAGGGAATAGGAATGGGTATGATTTATCCAAATTTAATAGCTGCTGTAAATGACATAATTAACGAAAAAGTAAGGGGGAAGGCCTTAGGTTATTACAGACTTTACAGGGATTCTGGTTATGGAATAGCCGGTATAGTGATACCATTACTTTACATATTGCTTGGTTTCAATAAAACTTTACTCTTCATAGGAATTTTACAACTTCTTTCAATAATCTTAATACTCTAA